One Bombus pyrosoma isolate SC7728 linkage group LG7, ASM1482585v1, whole genome shotgun sequence genomic window carries:
- the LOC122569671 gene encoding SH3 domain-containing kinase-binding protein 1-like isoform X1 yields MEAIVEYNYEAQEPDELTLKKGDVITEIKVMLGGWWEGTLRDKRGMFPDNFVKVLEPLSSGTVVSTGSGGSEGAGSAKSEDVSLKNGGSKRRFCKVLFNYEPCNKDELTLVPQDSIEFLGEVEEGWWRGRLKGRVGVFPSNFVSPPVYEESDKHKDQESRRLCKVLFPYEAANIDELTLNEGDIITLLSTNASDKGWWIGELNGQVGLFPDNFVEVINVPSDHQDHEQKLKASMKSITKHSHQIKKNGKVHTRKSLDVKDLHADITKKTISTGASSTTSTSPGIGGSGGERKNISGHSITSNLKRLVADVGTNNGNGNTNIALGEELDGVERGEGAPLSHLTASRAKAPHRRPPSSQRLRRHVTGPPITTTTTTPEDNLANGNADIILEQLREEEPEGLAAKARRKAPWVEELKLNQLERRKIVSVDRIDKSEEKKERPSSRVLTTTNVADCINKLEGESEESRLKDKGQSQKCDTSSHVEQISSTPGTPPAYVPFALYNQLLERVVALEEKQAMLQQTMGQILEQFVPPVSSINSPD; encoded by the exons atggagGCAATTGTAGAATATAACTATGAAGCACAAGAACCTGATGAATTAACTTTAAAGAAAGGAGACGTTATTACTGAAATTAAAGTGATGTTAGGTGGTTGGTGGGAAGGGACTTTAAGAGATAAACGGGGCATGTTTCCTGATAATTTTGTCAAG GTGTTGGAACCTTTATCAAGTGGAACGGTTGTAAGTACAGGAAGTGGAGGAAGCGAAGGAGCTGGTAGTGCTAAATCTGAAGATGTCTCCTTAAAAAACGGCGGATCTAAAAGACGATTTTGTAAAGtgctttttaattatgaaCCGTGTAATAAAGATGAACTAACTTTAGTACCCCAAGattctatagaatttttgGGTGAAGTAGAAGAAGGATGGTGGAGAGGTAGACTTAAAGGCAGAGTTGGTGTTTTTCcatcaaattttgtttctcctCCAGTTTATGAAGAATCTGATAAACACAAAGATCAAGAGAGCAGAAGGTTGTGTAAAGTACTTTTTCCTTATGAAGCTGCTAATATAGATGAATTGACATTAAACGAAGGAGATATAATAACTCTTCTATCTACAAATGCTTCTGATAAG GGATGGTGGATAGGAGAATTAAATGGCCAAGTAGGCTTATTTCCTGATAATTTTGTTGAAGTAATAAATGTCCCATCCGATCATCAAGATCATGAACAAAAACTTAAGGCATCTATGAAGTCCATTACAAAACATTCtcatcaaataaaaaagaatggaaaagtGCACACTAGAAAAAGTTTGGATGTAAAAGATCTACATGcag ATATAACTAAGAAAACCATATCAACAGGAGCATCTTCTACGACATCAACTTCTCCAGGAATTGGAGGAAGTGgtggagaaaggaaaaatataagtGGACATTCCATTACCTCGAATTTAAAACGTCTTGTAGCTGATGTTGGGACTAATAATGGTAatggaaatacaaatatagCTCTGGGTGAAGAATTAGATGGTGTAGAACGAGGAGAAGGTGCACCGCTTTCGCATTTAACAGCTTCTCGAGCTAAAGCACCCCATCGACGTCCACCTTCTTCACAACGTTTAAGACGCCACGTTACTGGGCCACCAATTACCACAACCACTACGACACCT GAAGATAACTTAGCAAACGGTAATGCAGACATTATATTAGAACAATTACGGGAAGAAGAACCTGAAGGATTGGCTGcaaaagcaagaagaaaagCACCCTGG GTAGaggaattaaaattgaaccaattggaaaggagaaaaattgtatcggTGGATCGTATTGATAAAtccgaagaaaaaaaagaacgtcCTAGTTCACg AGTATTAACAACGACAAATGTTGCtgattgtattaataaattggaaGGGGAAAGTGAAGAAAGTAGACTGAAGGATAAAGGTCAAAGCCAGAAATGTGACACATCTTCACATGTTGAACAAATCTCATCTACTCCTGGGACTCCTCCTGCTTATGTTCCATTTGCACTTTACAATCAATTACTAGAAAGG GTTGTTGCCTTAGAAGAAAAGCAAGCAATGTTACAACAAACAATGGGACAAATTTTGGAACAATTTGTACCTCCTGTCTCTTCAATCAACAGCCCTGATTAA
- the LOC122569671 gene encoding SH3 domain-containing kinase-binding protein 1-like isoform X2: MEAIVEYNYEAQEPDELTLKKGDVITEIKVMLGGWWEGTLRDKRGMFPDNFVKVLEPLSSGTVVSTGSGGSEGAGSAKSEDVSLKNGGSKRRFCKVLFNYEPCNKDELTLVPQDSIEFLGEVEEGWWRGRLKGRVGVFPSNFVSPPVYEESDKHKDQESRRLCKVLFPYEAANIDELTLNEGDIITLLSTNASDKGWWIGELNGQVGLFPDNFVEVINVPSDHQDHEQKLKASMKSITKHSHQIKKNGKVHTRKSLDVKDLHAGASSTTSTSPGIGGSGGERKNISGHSITSNLKRLVADVGTNNGNGNTNIALGEELDGVERGEGAPLSHLTASRAKAPHRRPPSSQRLRRHVTGPPITTTTTTPEDNLANGNADIILEQLREEEPEGLAAKARRKAPWVEELKLNQLERRKIVSVDRIDKSEEKKERPSSRVLTTTNVADCINKLEGESEESRLKDKGQSQKCDTSSHVEQISSTPGTPPAYVPFALYNQLLERVVALEEKQAMLQQTMGQILEQFVPPVSSINSPD, from the exons atggagGCAATTGTAGAATATAACTATGAAGCACAAGAACCTGATGAATTAACTTTAAAGAAAGGAGACGTTATTACTGAAATTAAAGTGATGTTAGGTGGTTGGTGGGAAGGGACTTTAAGAGATAAACGGGGCATGTTTCCTGATAATTTTGTCAAG GTGTTGGAACCTTTATCAAGTGGAACGGTTGTAAGTACAGGAAGTGGAGGAAGCGAAGGAGCTGGTAGTGCTAAATCTGAAGATGTCTCCTTAAAAAACGGCGGATCTAAAAGACGATTTTGTAAAGtgctttttaattatgaaCCGTGTAATAAAGATGAACTAACTTTAGTACCCCAAGattctatagaatttttgGGTGAAGTAGAAGAAGGATGGTGGAGAGGTAGACTTAAAGGCAGAGTTGGTGTTTTTCcatcaaattttgtttctcctCCAGTTTATGAAGAATCTGATAAACACAAAGATCAAGAGAGCAGAAGGTTGTGTAAAGTACTTTTTCCTTATGAAGCTGCTAATATAGATGAATTGACATTAAACGAAGGAGATATAATAACTCTTCTATCTACAAATGCTTCTGATAAG GGATGGTGGATAGGAGAATTAAATGGCCAAGTAGGCTTATTTCCTGATAATTTTGTTGAAGTAATAAATGTCCCATCCGATCATCAAGATCATGAACAAAAACTTAAGGCATCTATGAAGTCCATTACAAAACATTCtcatcaaataaaaaagaatggaaaagtGCACACTAGAAAAAGTTTGGATGTAAAAGATCTACATGcag GAGCATCTTCTACGACATCAACTTCTCCAGGAATTGGAGGAAGTGgtggagaaaggaaaaatataagtGGACATTCCATTACCTCGAATTTAAAACGTCTTGTAGCTGATGTTGGGACTAATAATGGTAatggaaatacaaatatagCTCTGGGTGAAGAATTAGATGGTGTAGAACGAGGAGAAGGTGCACCGCTTTCGCATTTAACAGCTTCTCGAGCTAAAGCACCCCATCGACGTCCACCTTCTTCACAACGTTTAAGACGCCACGTTACTGGGCCACCAATTACCACAACCACTACGACACCT GAAGATAACTTAGCAAACGGTAATGCAGACATTATATTAGAACAATTACGGGAAGAAGAACCTGAAGGATTGGCTGcaaaagcaagaagaaaagCACCCTGG GTAGaggaattaaaattgaaccaattggaaaggagaaaaattgtatcggTGGATCGTATTGATAAAtccgaagaaaaaaaagaacgtcCTAGTTCACg AGTATTAACAACGACAAATGTTGCtgattgtattaataaattggaaGGGGAAAGTGAAGAAAGTAGACTGAAGGATAAAGGTCAAAGCCAGAAATGTGACACATCTTCACATGTTGAACAAATCTCATCTACTCCTGGGACTCCTCCTGCTTATGTTCCATTTGCACTTTACAATCAATTACTAGAAAGG GTTGTTGCCTTAGAAGAAAAGCAAGCAATGTTACAACAAACAATGGGACAAATTTTGGAACAATTTGTACCTCCTGTCTCTTCAATCAACAGCCCTGATTAA